In one Kineococcus rhizosphaerae genomic region, the following are encoded:
- the purS gene encoding phosphoribosylformylglycinamidine synthase subunit PurS → MGRVVIDVMPKPEILDPQGKAVVGALPRLGFDLFTSVRQGRRFELEVEGDVTPEVLAQARQAAEKLLSNPVIEDVVSVRDAAGAPEASA, encoded by the coding sequence ATGGGCCGCGTCGTCATCGACGTCATGCCGAAACCCGAGATCCTCGACCCGCAGGGCAAGGCCGTCGTCGGCGCCCTCCCGCGCCTGGGCTTCGATCTCTTCACCTCCGTCCGCCAGGGCCGGCGCTTCGAGCTGGAGGTCGAGGGGGACGTCACCCCCGAGGTCCTGGCGCAGGCGCGCCAGGCGGCCGAGAAGCTGCTGTCGAACCCGGTGATCGAGGACGTCGTCAGCGTCCGCGACGCCGCCGGGGCCCCCGAGGCCTCCGCGTGA
- a CDS encoding copper homeostasis protein CutC — MPTVEVAVTDVAGVRAARAAGAHRVELCVALEVGGLTPSLGLVERAVEAAGPVGVHVLLRPRPGDFVHDADEFAVVVHDASVALDAGAAGIVVGPLRLDGRFDVDALHRLRELAGDADLTVHRAFDVHPGVEENVADLLSVGVDRILTSGGADSAHDGTARIARAVAAADGRIAVTAGGGVRPERVGELLAATGVTDVHLSARRLTYEDTGFGARYDVDPDLVARAVGA; from the coding sequence GTGCCCACCGTGGAGGTCGCCGTCACCGACGTCGCCGGGGTGCGTGCCGCGCGCGCCGCGGGGGCGCACCGCGTCGAGCTGTGCGTCGCGCTGGAGGTGGGCGGGCTCACCCCCTCCCTCGGGCTCGTCGAGCGCGCGGTCGAGGCCGCCGGGCCGGTCGGGGTCCACGTCCTGCTGCGCCCGCGGCCGGGGGACTTCGTCCACGACGCCGACGAGTTCGCCGTCGTCGTGCACGACGCCTCGGTGGCGCTGGACGCCGGTGCCGCCGGGATCGTCGTCGGGCCGCTGCGGCTCGACGGCCGGTTCGACGTCGACGCGCTGCACCGGCTGCGGGAACTGGCCGGGGACGCCGACCTCACGGTGCACCGGGCGTTCGACGTCCACCCGGGCGTGGAGGAGAACGTCGCCGACCTGCTGTCCGTGGGGGTCGACCGCATCCTCACCTCCGGCGGGGCGGACTCGGCCCACGACGGGACGGCCCGCATCGCCCGTGCCGTCGCCGCCGCCGACGGCCGGATCGCCGTCACGGCCGGGGGAGGGGTCCGGCCCGAGCGCGTCGGTGAACTCCTCGCCGCGACCGGGGTCACCGACGTCCACCTGTCCGCCCGCCGGCTGACGTACGAGGACACCGGTTTCGGCGCCCGCTACGACGTCGACCCCGACCTCGTGGCCCGGGCGGTGGGGGCGTGA
- a CDS encoding TetR/AcrR family transcriptional regulator — translation MARWAPGAGDRLQAAALDLFTDQGYDQTTVSQIAERAGVTDRTFFRWFPDKREVLFAGSERLLALFTDAVAGSPATDPVEIAADALAASTAFFAEERRPWARRRAAVVYGHPALAEREQLKMLTLAAALAEALRGRGVPEPDATLLGHTTVTVFQVSFEAWIRPDETREMAQIQRETFAALRETLGRVSTPG, via the coding sequence ATGGCGAGATGGGCACCCGGAGCCGGCGACCGACTGCAGGCGGCCGCCCTCGACCTGTTCACCGACCAGGGCTACGACCAGACGACCGTCTCCCAGATCGCCGAACGCGCCGGCGTCACCGACCGGACCTTCTTCCGCTGGTTCCCCGACAAGCGCGAAGTCCTCTTCGCCGGCAGCGAGCGCCTGCTCGCCCTGTTCACCGACGCCGTCGCGGGCTCGCCCGCCACGGACCCCGTCGAGATCGCCGCCGACGCCCTCGCCGCCTCGACCGCGTTCTTCGCCGAGGAACGCCGGCCCTGGGCCCGCCGCCGCGCCGCCGTCGTCTACGGCCACCCGGCACTCGCCGAGCGCGAGCAGCTCAAGATGCTCACCCTCGCCGCCGCGCTCGCCGAGGCGCTGCGCGGGCGCGGGGTCCCCGAACCCGACGCCACCCTGCTCGGGCACACCACGGTCACCGTGTTCCAGGTGTCGTTCGAGGCGTGGATCCGTCCGGACGAGACGCGGGAGATGGCGCAGATCCAGCGCGAGACGTTCGCCGCGCTGCGCGAGACCCTGGGCCGCGTCAGCACTCCAGGGTGA
- a CDS encoding LacI family DNA-binding transcriptional regulator, translated as MPGRSASVTIADVARRAGVSRALVSIVLRGVPGASPENRERVLRVAAELGYHPDQRARLLGSGRSRTVGVVFGLQEPFHGELVEALYGAASGSGWRLSLQPRLARRPEPAAVRELLAERVETVLLLGSGLDRRELTELGERVPVVLLARSLAGGPAVPGVGTVRTDDQAGAELAVRHLLGLGHRHVAHVHGRKAPGAVERRRGYRDVLRAAGLEPDLVGGGTTGSSGEAAARELLGRDAAARPTAVLAFNDESAAGLLQSVRAAHLAVPGDLSVVGFDDSAVASLDTVALTTVCQNAGVLAARAFEQATRRAEQEAGAQDVVIAPELVVRRTTAPPR; from the coding sequence GTGCCCGGACGCAGTGCCTCGGTGACGATCGCCGACGTCGCCCGCCGCGCGGGGGTCTCGCGAGCCCTCGTGTCCATCGTCCTGCGCGGTGTCCCGGGTGCGAGCCCGGAGAACCGGGAACGGGTGCTGCGCGTGGCGGCCGAGCTGGGGTACCACCCCGACCAGCGGGCCAGGCTGCTCGGCTCGGGACGCAGCCGGACGGTGGGGGTGGTGTTCGGGCTCCAGGAACCGTTCCACGGCGAGCTCGTCGAGGCGCTGTACGGGGCGGCCTCCGGCTCGGGGTGGCGCTTGTCGCTGCAGCCGCGGCTGGCCCGGCGGCCCGAGCCCGCCGCGGTCCGGGAACTGCTCGCCGAGCGGGTCGAGACGGTCCTGCTCCTCGGTTCCGGCCTGGACCGCCGCGAGCTGACCGAGCTCGGCGAGCGCGTGCCCGTCGTCCTGCTGGCCCGGTCCCTGGCGGGGGGACCGGCGGTGCCCGGCGTCGGGACGGTCCGGACCGACGACCAGGCCGGTGCCGAGCTCGCGGTCCGGCACCTGCTCGGGCTCGGTCACCGTCACGTGGCCCACGTCCACGGCCGGAAGGCACCCGGTGCGGTCGAACGCCGGCGCGGCTACCGCGACGTCCTGCGCGCGGCCGGTCTGGAGCCGGACCTGGTGGGGGGCGGGACCACCGGCTCGTCCGGGGAGGCCGCCGCTCGCGAACTGCTGGGCCGCGACGCGGCGGCCCGTCCCACGGCCGTGCTCGCGTTCAACGACGAGAGCGCCGCGGGCCTGCTGCAGTCCGTCCGCGCCGCCCACCTCGCGGTCCCCGGCGACCTGTCCGTCGTGGGGTTCGACGACAGCGCCGTCGCCTCGCTGGACACGGTCGCCCTGACGACGGTCTGCCAGAACGCCGGCGTCCTCGCGGCGCGGGCGTTCGAGCAGGCGACGCGGCGGGCGGAGCAGGAGGCCGGTGCGCAGGACGTGGTCATCGCCCCCGAGCTCGTCGTGCGGCGGACGACGGCGCCGCCGCGCTGA
- a CDS encoding GGDEF domain-containing protein: protein MGTDRARRRPSASALLDSAVFALGLVVLVGAGLWWREAGSDGRLLHALALTAPLAWVLTRFPLMVTGMASGIQVPFAPVLVFFLLTGYDPPLALLTWCVAALPAYLLDRRAWQSRVFNAGSSTLSALLATLVVTRIGTDRVVSPDQLLTVLAGAATYYVSDTVLSAVSIAVERRKPVWRELTDPGAAVGGALFLLVATLGYLAAAVNIAMPTWVATLTAVPGMAVVVAAWAWRRAHQSRRQQRELFEAAVHIHAATSVEELVRVVESHGTALVSGSRLEVRPTPPGPRETGCEVDDDHGSKRWLVAPVNINQQARQVDEVAIVSLASLASAAFLRLRITAETTRMALVDPLTGLPNRRAFTGRLEEAVAEGAAIAVLFVDLDGFKAVNDTLGHAAGDELLVESARRLRVTCGAGAFPARLGGDEFAIVLPDLFPGTADDVAVAVVESLHVPFLLAAGPATISASVGITASEPDDDADTLLSRADAAMYTAKRAGGDAHVLASSES, encoded by the coding sequence GTGGGGACCGACCGAGCACGCCGCCGCCCGAGCGCCTCGGCGCTGCTGGACAGCGCCGTGTTCGCGCTGGGGCTCGTCGTCCTGGTGGGTGCGGGGCTGTGGTGGCGCGAGGCGGGCTCGGACGGCCGGCTGCTGCACGCGCTGGCCCTGACCGCGCCGCTGGCGTGGGTGCTGACGCGCTTCCCGCTCATGGTGACCGGCATGGCCTCGGGCATCCAGGTCCCCTTCGCCCCCGTGCTGGTCTTCTTCCTGCTGACCGGCTACGACCCGCCGCTGGCCCTGCTGACGTGGTGCGTCGCGGCCCTGCCCGCCTACCTGCTGGACCGCCGCGCCTGGCAGAGCCGCGTCTTCAACGCCGGCTCGTCCACGCTGTCCGCCCTGCTGGCGACCCTGGTGGTGACCCGGATCGGCACCGATCGGGTCGTCAGCCCCGACCAGCTGCTGACCGTCCTGGCCGGTGCCGCGACGTACTACGTCAGCGACACCGTGCTGTCGGCCGTGTCCATCGCCGTCGAACGGCGCAAGCCGGTGTGGCGGGAGCTGACCGACCCCGGGGCCGCGGTCGGTGGGGCGCTGTTCCTGCTGGTGGCCACCCTCGGCTACCTCGCCGCGGCCGTGAACATCGCCATGCCCACGTGGGTCGCGACGCTGACGGCGGTGCCGGGGATGGCGGTCGTGGTGGCGGCCTGGGCCTGGCGCCGCGCCCACCAGAGCCGCCGTCAGCAGCGCGAGCTGTTCGAGGCCGCCGTGCACATCCACGCCGCCACGAGCGTCGAGGAGCTCGTGCGGGTCGTCGAGAGCCACGGCACCGCCCTGGTCTCGGGCAGCCGCCTGGAGGTCCGTCCCACGCCCCCGGGTCCGCGCGAGACCGGCTGCGAGGTCGACGACGACCACGGCTCCAAGCGCTGGCTGGTGGCCCCGGTGAACATCAACCAGCAGGCGCGGCAGGTCGACGAGGTCGCGATCGTCTCCCTCGCCTCTCTGGCCTCGGCCGCCTTCCTGCGCCTGCGCATCACCGCCGAGACGACCCGCATGGCCCTGGTCGACCCGCTGACGGGCCTGCCGAACCGGCGCGCCTTCACGGGCCGGCTGGAGGAGGCCGTCGCCGAGGGCGCCGCGATCGCGGTCCTGTTCGTCGACCTCGACGGCTTCAAGGCGGTCAACGACACCCTGGGGCACGCCGCCGGCGACGAGCTCCTCGTCGAGAGCGCCCGCCGCCTGCGGGTCACCTGCGGAGCGGGGGCCTTCCCGGCCCGGCTCGGGGGTGACGAGTTCGCGATCGTGCTGCCCGACCTGTTCCCCGGCACCGCCGACGACGTCGCCGTGGCCGTCGTGGAGAGCCTGCACGTGCCGTTCCTGCTCGCCGCCGGGCCGGCCACCATCAGCGCGAGCGTCGGCATCACCGCCTCCGAGCCGGACGACGACGCCGACACGCTGCTGTCGCGGGCCGACGCGGCGATGTACACCGCGAAGCGGGCCGGCGGCGACGCGCACGTGCTGGCCTCCTCGGAGAGCTGA
- the purQ gene encoding phosphoribosylformylglycinamidine synthase subunit PurQ, with the protein MKVGVVTFPGSLDDADARRAVTLAGGEAVALWHADADLKGVDAVVLPGGFSYGDYLRCGAIARFAPVMTEVVRGAEGGLPVLGICNGFQVLCESHLLPGALVRNDHQKFICRDQRLRVETTATVWTSDFTEGQEITVPLKNGEGGFVADEATLDRLEGEGRVVFRYLDVNPNGSLRDIAGISNERGNVVGLMPHPEHAVEELFGPGLDGLGLFTSVLKAGLEAIA; encoded by the coding sequence GTGAAGGTCGGGGTCGTCACCTTCCCCGGGTCCCTCGACGACGCCGACGCGCGTCGCGCCGTGACCCTCGCCGGCGGCGAGGCCGTCGCCCTGTGGCACGCCGACGCCGACCTCAAGGGCGTCGACGCGGTCGTGCTGCCCGGCGGCTTCTCCTACGGCGACTACCTGCGCTGCGGCGCCATCGCCCGGTTCGCGCCCGTCATGACCGAGGTCGTGCGCGGCGCCGAGGGCGGCCTGCCCGTCCTGGGCATCTGCAACGGCTTCCAGGTGCTGTGCGAGTCGCACCTGCTGCCCGGCGCGCTGGTCCGCAACGACCACCAGAAGTTCATCTGCCGCGACCAGCGGCTGCGCGTGGAGACGACGGCCACGGTCTGGACGTCGGACTTCACCGAGGGCCAGGAGATCACCGTCCCGCTGAAGAACGGCGAGGGCGGCTTCGTCGCCGACGAGGCGACCCTGGACCGGCTCGAGGGCGAGGGCCGCGTCGTCTTCCGCTACCTCGACGTCAACCCCAACGGCTCGCTGCGCGACATCGCGGGCATCAGCAACGAGCGCGGCAACGTGGTCGGCCTCATGCCGCACCCCGAGCACGCCGTCGAGGAGCTCTTCGGGCCCGGGCTGGACGGCCTCGGCCTGTTCACCTCCGTGCTGAAGGCCGGACTGGAGGCGATCGCGTGA
- a CDS encoding class I SAM-dependent methyltransferase: MGFYGDRLRPRLLEVGMRHPALAQVRERVCADLAGDVLEIGYGTGLNHPHLPPAVAGVWAVEPSATALRLAAPRRAAASTPVVDAGSDAQRMDLPDDRFDAALSTFTLCGIPDAAAALAEVARVLRPGAVFSFVEHGRAPDEDVRRWQRRLNPVNRAVNGCLLDRDVPALLTGAGFRVRQLTASYHPGFPRFLAHLYEGRAQAPGQAVGADR; the protein is encoded by the coding sequence GTGGGCTTCTACGGCGACCGGCTGCGTCCGCGGCTGCTGGAGGTGGGGATGCGGCACCCCGCGCTGGCGCAGGTCCGCGAGCGGGTGTGCGCGGACCTGGCGGGCGACGTCCTGGAGATCGGCTACGGGACGGGCCTGAACCACCCCCACCTGCCGCCGGCGGTCGCCGGGGTGTGGGCCGTGGAACCGTCCGCGACCGCGTTGCGGCTGGCCGCGCCCCGCCGTGCCGCGGCCAGCACCCCGGTCGTCGACGCGGGCTCGGACGCCCAGCGGATGGACCTGCCGGACGACCGGTTCGACGCGGCCCTGTCGACGTTCACGCTGTGCGGGATCCCCGACGCCGCCGCGGCGCTCGCCGAGGTCGCGCGGGTGCTCAGGCCCGGGGCGGTCTTCTCCTTCGTCGAGCACGGCCGGGCGCCTGACGAGGACGTCCGCCGCTGGCAGCGGCGGCTGAACCCGGTGAACCGCGCCGTGAACGGCTGCCTGCTCGACCGGGACGTCCCCGCCCTGCTGACCGGCGCCGGGTTCCGGGTCAGGCAGCTGACCGCGTCCTACCACCCGGGCTTCCCCCGGTTCCTGGCCCACCTGTACGAGGGGCGGGCGCAGGCGCCGGGTCAGGCCGTGGGAGCCGACAGGTAG
- a CDS encoding TIM barrel protein, with protein sequence MVFRDLPLVERVRTLHDAGFAVEIWDWTTKDLDELAGTGARFTSMTGYVDGELVDPEGADRLLAGAERSIEASRVLGHPNLNLHGTGLDDRGLPVRPQQVVSPADWLAADRTLRRIAALGEEHDVVFTLENLNVAVDHPGTPFATAADTRTLVAAVGSPHLRMNLDLYHAQIGEGNLVELVRDSAAWIGEVQVADVPGRCEPGTGEIHHPAIARALHDVGYTGTVGMEAWASGDSREAVERFREAFTL encoded by the coding sequence ATGGTCTTCCGGGACCTGCCGCTCGTCGAGCGCGTGCGGACCCTGCACGACGCGGGTTTCGCCGTCGAGATCTGGGACTGGACCACCAAGGACCTCGACGAACTGGCCGGCACGGGTGCGCGCTTCACCTCGATGACCGGGTACGTCGACGGGGAACTCGTCGACCCCGAGGGGGCCGACCGCCTGCTGGCCGGCGCCGAGCGTTCCATCGAGGCCTCCCGGGTGCTGGGCCACCCGAACCTGAACCTGCACGGGACGGGCCTGGACGACCGCGGCCTCCCCGTCCGTCCCCAGCAGGTCGTCTCCCCCGCCGACTGGCTGGCCGCGGACCGGACGCTGCGCCGCATCGCGGCGCTGGGCGAGGAGCACGACGTGGTCTTCACCCTGGAGAACCTCAACGTGGCCGTCGACCACCCGGGAACCCCCTTCGCGACGGCCGCCGACACGCGGACCCTCGTCGCCGCCGTGGGCAGCCCCCACCTGCGGATGAACCTCGACCTCTACCACGCGCAGATCGGCGAGGGGAACCTCGTCGAACTCGTGCGCGACAGCGCCGCGTGGATCGGGGAGGTCCAGGTGGCCGACGTCCCGGGCCGGTGCGAACCGGGGACCGGGGAGATCCACCACCCCGCCATCGCGCGAGCCCTGCACGACGTCGGGTACACCGGGACGGTGGGGATGGAGGCCTGGGCCTCCGGCGACAGCCGCGAGGCCGTCGAGCGCTTCCGCGAGGCGTTCACCCTCTGA
- the purL gene encoding phosphoribosylformylglycinamidine synthase subunit PurL: MSTGVSTLDTVEKAAGTPEHPQPWSELGLKADEYERIREILQRRPTGAELAMYSVMWSEHCSYKSSKVHLRTFGDHVTDAMKEHLMVGIGENAGVVDIGQGWAVTFKVESHNHPSYIEPYQGAATGVGGIIRDIMAMGARPIAVMDSLRFGAIDHPDTARVVPGVVSGVGGYGNCIGLPNIGGEVVFDPTYQGNPLVNALCVGAMKHEDLHLANARGVGNLVVLFGARTGGDGIGGVSVLASETFDATGPSKRPAVQVGDPFQEKVLIECCLELFQAGLVEGIQDLGGAGLSCATSELASAGDGGMLIHLDRVPLRDPSLSPEEILMSESQERMMAVVTPANVEAFLAVTAKWDVEAAVLGEVTDGDHLVVQWHGETVVDVPPRTVAHDGPVYQRPYARPQSQDALQADTPDALPRPGSDEELRATLLRMVGSPNLSSRAWVTDQYDRYVMGGTALATPDDAGVVRVDEETNLGVALSLDGNGRFARLDPRTGAALALAEAYRNVAASGAKPLAVTDCLNFGSPEDPGVMWQFAEAVQGLALACEELGVPVTGGNVSLYNQTGDDGLNSAILPTPVIGVLGVLDDVRRRTPSGWKDAGQNVYLLGTTRAEFGGSEWAWAEHGHLGGLPPVLDLAHEKLLADVLVQCSRDGLVDAAHDLSDGGLAQALVESVLRYGVGARVWLDELLERDGIDAFTALFSESAGRAIVSVPREEEVRFTDMCTARGLAHLRIGVSDGDSLEVQGRFSVPLAELRATHTATLPQHFG, translated from the coding sequence GTGAGCACCGGTGTGAGCACGCTGGACACGGTCGAGAAGGCGGCGGGGACCCCGGAGCACCCGCAGCCGTGGTCCGAGCTCGGCCTCAAGGCCGACGAGTACGAGCGGATCCGCGAGATCCTCCAGCGCCGCCCCACGGGTGCGGAGCTGGCCATGTACTCGGTCATGTGGAGCGAGCACTGCTCCTACAAGAGCTCCAAGGTCCACCTGCGCACCTTCGGCGACCACGTCACCGACGCCATGAAGGAACACCTCATGGTGGGCATCGGGGAGAACGCCGGCGTCGTCGACATCGGCCAGGGCTGGGCCGTGACCTTCAAGGTCGAGTCCCACAACCACCCCAGCTACATCGAGCCCTACCAGGGCGCGGCCACCGGCGTCGGCGGGATCATCCGCGACATCATGGCCATGGGTGCGCGCCCGATCGCCGTCATGGACTCGCTGCGCTTCGGGGCGATCGACCACCCCGACACCGCCCGCGTCGTGCCCGGCGTCGTCTCCGGCGTCGGCGGCTACGGCAACTGCATCGGCCTGCCGAACATCGGCGGCGAGGTCGTGTTCGACCCGACCTACCAGGGCAACCCGCTCGTCAACGCCCTGTGCGTCGGCGCGATGAAGCACGAGGACCTGCACCTGGCCAACGCCCGCGGCGTCGGCAACCTCGTCGTGCTCTTCGGCGCCCGCACCGGCGGCGACGGCATCGGCGGCGTCTCGGTGCTGGCCAGCGAGACGTTCGACGCGACCGGGCCGTCCAAGCGCCCGGCCGTGCAGGTGGGGGACCCGTTCCAGGAGAAGGTGCTCATCGAGTGCTGCCTGGAGCTGTTCCAGGCCGGTCTGGTCGAGGGCATCCAGGACCTCGGCGGCGCCGGGCTGTCCTGCGCCACCAGCGAGCTGGCCTCGGCCGGTGACGGCGGGATGCTCATCCACCTCGACCGCGTCCCGCTGCGCGACCCCTCGCTCTCGCCCGAGGAGATCCTCATGAGCGAGTCGCAGGAACGCATGATGGCCGTCGTCACCCCGGCGAACGTCGAGGCGTTCCTCGCGGTCACCGCCAAGTGGGACGTCGAGGCCGCCGTGCTCGGGGAGGTCACCGACGGCGACCACCTCGTCGTGCAGTGGCACGGCGAGACCGTCGTCGACGTCCCCCCGCGCACCGTCGCCCACGACGGCCCGGTGTACCAGCGGCCCTACGCGCGCCCGCAGTCCCAGGACGCGCTGCAGGCGGACACGCCCGACGCGCTGCCGCGCCCCGGCTCCGACGAGGAGCTGCGCGCCACGCTGCTGCGGATGGTCGGCTCGCCGAACCTGTCCTCGCGCGCCTGGGTCACCGACCAGTACGACCGCTACGTCATGGGCGGCACGGCGCTGGCCACCCCCGACGACGCGGGCGTCGTGCGCGTCGACGAGGAGACCAACCTCGGGGTCGCGCTGTCCCTCGACGGCAACGGGCGCTTCGCGCGCCTCGACCCGCGCACCGGCGCGGCGCTCGCGCTGGCCGAGGCGTACCGCAACGTCGCCGCGAGCGGCGCGAAACCGCTGGCCGTCACCGACTGCCTGAACTTCGGCTCGCCCGAGGACCCCGGCGTCATGTGGCAGTTCGCCGAGGCCGTCCAGGGCCTGGCCCTGGCGTGCGAGGAGCTCGGCGTCCCCGTCACGGGGGGCAACGTCTCGCTCTACAACCAGACCGGCGACGACGGGCTGAACTCGGCGATCCTGCCGACGCCCGTCATCGGGGTCCTCGGCGTGCTCGACGACGTCCGCCGCCGCACCCCCTCGGGGTGGAAGGACGCGGGCCAGAACGTCTACCTGCTCGGCACCACCCGCGCGGAGTTCGGCGGGTCGGAGTGGGCGTGGGCCGAGCACGGTCACCTCGGTGGGCTGCCGCCCGTCCTGGACCTGGCGCACGAGAAGCTGCTGGCCGACGTGCTGGTGCAGTGCTCGCGCGACGGCCTCGTCGACGCCGCGCACGACCTGTCCGACGGCGGCCTGGCCCAGGCCCTCGTCGAATCGGTGCTGCGCTACGGCGTCGGTGCGCGGGTGTGGCTGGACGAACTGCTCGAGCGCGACGGGATCGACGCGTTCACCGCGCTGTTCTCCGAGTCCGCGGGCCGGGCGATCGTGTCCGTGCCGCGCGAGGAGGAGGTCCGGTTCACCGACATGTGCACCGCGCGCGGTCTGGCGCACCTGCGCATCGGCGTGAGCGACGGCGACTCCCTGGAGGTGCAGGGGCGGTTCTCGGTGCCGCTCGCGGAACTGCGCGCGACGCACACCGCGACGCTGCCGCAGCACTTCGGCTGA
- a CDS encoding SDR family oxidoreductase — protein MRVFITGASGWIGSHTVDEFLAAGHEVLGLARSDASAATLEAKGAEVLRGDLDDLDSLREGAASTDGTVHLANKHDFANPAVSNAAERAAVQTIADTLEGSGRPFLVASGHAGIVEGRAVTEDDVNPHVGPDAMRGGSERLALDYADRGVRAIAARFAPTVHGAGDHGFVAALVAGARAAGQSGYVGDGSNEWSAVHVTDAARAVRLAVEGAPAGTRLHVVAEEGIATRDIATAIGEGLGLPVVPVDPAEATTRIGWIGFFFGMHLAATSDKTRALLGWHPNGPTLADDLPSYLSAPTA, from the coding sequence GTGCGTGTCTTCATCACCGGTGCGTCCGGCTGGATCGGTTCCCACACCGTCGACGAGTTCCTCGCCGCCGGCCACGAGGTCCTCGGCCTGGCCCGTTCCGACGCCTCCGCCGCGACGCTCGAGGCCAAGGGCGCCGAGGTCCTGCGCGGCGACCTCGACGACCTCGACTCCCTGCGCGAGGGGGCCGCGTCCACCGACGGCACCGTCCACCTGGCCAACAAGCACGACTTCGCGAACCCCGCCGTGTCCAACGCCGCCGAACGCGCTGCGGTGCAGACGATCGCGGACACCCTCGAAGGCAGTGGCCGGCCGTTCCTGGTGGCCAGCGGTCACGCCGGCATCGTCGAGGGCCGGGCCGTCACCGAGGACGACGTGAACCCCCACGTCGGGCCCGACGCGATGCGCGGCGGGTCCGAGCGCCTCGCCCTCGACTACGCCGACCGCGGGGTCCGCGCCATCGCCGCCCGGTTCGCCCCCACCGTCCACGGCGCCGGCGACCACGGCTTCGTCGCCGCCCTCGTCGCCGGGGCCCGTGCCGCCGGGCAGTCCGGGTACGTGGGCGACGGGTCGAACGAGTGGTCCGCCGTGCACGTCACCGACGCCGCCCGCGCCGTCCGGCTCGCCGTCGAAGGGGCCCCCGCCGGCACCCGGCTGCACGTCGTGGCCGAGGAGGGCATCGCGACCCGCGACATCGCCACCGCCATCGGCGAGGGCCTGGGCCTGCCCGTCGTCCCCGTCGACCCAGCCGAGGCGACCACGCGGATCGGCTGGATCGGGTTCTTCTTCGGGATGCACCTCGCCGCCACCAGCGACAAGACCCGCGCCCTGCTCGGCTGGCACCCGAACGGCCCGACGCTGGCCGACGACCTCCCCAGCTACCTGTCGGCTCCCACGGCCTGA
- a CDS encoding Gfo/Idh/MocA family oxidoreductase produces MSPVAPTGTAPTGIGLVGAGRIGSSHARLIATRVPNARLVAVADVRPGAASALAGPLGAIGHTDVGELLADPEVEAVVVTAVTEAHAGLVEAAAHAGKGVFCEKPAGLSLAEIDRGIAATTEAGVAFQVGFNRRFAAEFAAARAAVDAGRVGTPQLLRSLTRDPGLVDPAGVPPWTIFLLTLIHDFDTLLFLNPGAEPVSVYAVADALVAPGFKDAGLLDTAVVTIRFDNGALATAEASFSATYGYDVRGEVFGSGGRLEIGGGPRRQLAISDADGRHVDTPRGDTELFPEAYAGELAEFAAAVREGRAPAVTGHDARRALSIALSCIASVRSGGPVDPAVVAATIDGRVR; encoded by the coding sequence GTGTCCCCAGTCGCCCCCACCGGCACCGCCCCCACCGGCATCGGCCTCGTCGGCGCCGGCCGCATCGGCAGCTCGCACGCCCGCCTGATCGCCACCCGGGTGCCGAACGCCCGCCTGGTCGCCGTCGCCGACGTCCGCCCCGGCGCGGCGTCGGCCCTGGCCGGACCGCTGGGCGCCATCGGGCACACCGACGTCGGGGAACTGCTGGCCGACCCCGAGGTCGAGGCCGTCGTCGTCACCGCCGTCACCGAAGCGCACGCCGGCCTGGTGGAGGCCGCCGCCCACGCCGGCAAGGGCGTCTTCTGCGAGAAGCCCGCCGGGCTGTCCCTGGCCGAGATCGACCGGGGCATCGCGGCCACCACCGAGGCCGGTGTCGCCTTCCAGGTCGGGTTCAACCGGCGCTTCGCCGCCGAGTTCGCCGCCGCCCGCGCCGCCGTCGACGCCGGCCGCGTCGGCACTCCGCAGCTGCTGCGCTCCCTGACCCGCGACCCGGGCCTGGTCGACCCCGCCGGCGTGCCGCCGTGGACGATCTTCCTGCTCACCCTCATCCACGACTTCGACACCCTGCTGTTCCTGAACCCCGGCGCCGAGCCCGTCTCGGTGTACGCCGTCGCCGACGCCCTGGTCGCCCCCGGCTTCAAGGACGCCGGGCTGCTGGACACCGCCGTGGTCACCATCCGCTTCGACAACGGCGCCCTCGCCACCGCCGAAGCCAGCTTCTCGGCCACCTACGGCTACGACGTGCGCGGTGAGGTCTTCGGCTCCGGTGGCCGCCTGGAGATCGGCGGCGGGCCGCGCCGGCAGCTGGCGATCTCCGACGCCGACGGCCGGCACGTCGACACCCCCCGCGGGGACACCGAGCTGTTCCCCGAGGCCTACGCCGGCGAGCTGGCCGAGTTCGCCGCCGCCGTCCGAGAGGGACGGGCACCGGCCGTCACCGGTCACGACGCCAGGCGGGCCCTGTCGATCGCGTTGTCGTGCATCGCGTCCGTCCGCTCCGGCGGACCGGTCGACCCGGCCGTCGTCGCCGCCACGATCGACGGGCGGGTCCGGTGA